A stretch of Streptomyces vietnamensis DNA encodes these proteins:
- a CDS encoding NUDIX hydrolase — MPPYDPSAFPPFAVTVDLVVLTVRRHALCTLVVRRGEAPYQGRWALPGGFVQADEDLGAAAARELVEETGLCAHDPAAPPPVPSNGAHLEQLATYGAPDRDPRMRVVSVAHLALAPDLPAPRAGGDANSARWAPVEELLGEDETAAAEDGGPGALAFDHARILADGVERARSKIEYSSLATAFCPPEFTVGELRRVYEAVWGVSLDPRNFHRKVTGTPGFLVPAGGTTTRQGGRPAQLFRAGGATLLNPPMLRPEV, encoded by the coding sequence ATGCCTCCCTACGACCCTTCGGCCTTCCCTCCCTTCGCCGTGACCGTCGATCTGGTCGTGCTCACCGTGCGGCGCCACGCACTGTGCACCCTGGTCGTGCGGCGAGGAGAGGCGCCGTACCAGGGGCGTTGGGCGCTGCCCGGCGGTTTCGTCCAGGCCGACGAGGACCTCGGTGCCGCGGCGGCGCGCGAGCTGGTCGAGGAGACCGGCCTCTGCGCCCACGATCCGGCCGCCCCGCCGCCCGTACCGAGCAACGGCGCGCACCTGGAGCAGCTGGCCACGTACGGGGCTCCCGACCGCGACCCGCGGATGCGGGTGGTGAGTGTCGCGCACCTGGCGCTGGCACCGGACCTTCCCGCGCCGCGTGCGGGCGGTGACGCGAACAGCGCCCGCTGGGCCCCGGTCGAGGAGCTCCTCGGCGAGGACGAGACCGCCGCGGCCGAGGACGGAGGGCCGGGGGCACTCGCCTTCGACCACGCCCGGATCCTCGCGGACGGGGTGGAGCGCGCCCGCTCCAAGATCGAGTACTCCTCCCTGGCCACGGCCTTCTGCCCGCCGGAGTTCACGGTCGGAGAACTGCGACGCGTCTACGAGGCCGTCTGGGGCGTGTCCCTCGACCCGCGCAACTTCCACCGCAAGGTGACCGGCACGCCCGGCTTCCTGGTCCCGGCCGGAGGCACCACGACCCGTCAGGGAGGGCGTCCCGCGCAGCTCTTCCGGGCAGGTGGGGCCACTCTTCTCAACCCGCCGATGCTGCGCCCCGAGGTCTGA
- a CDS encoding ABC transporter ATP-binding protein gives MLQAIGLTSTPRRDRPPAVDDLTFDARPGAVTALLGPRGSGKTTALRLMLELEPGRGITYFRGRPLHRIAHPPREVGVLLGDAPGHPSRTLRGQLRMLCAATGAPAARVDELVRAVGLTGLERRRIGTLPIGADRRLGLASALLGAPHTLLLDEPAAGLSVPESEWLYELLRAHAVEGGTVLYTTEDPKDAARNADRVVTLDGGRLVADQEAVEFARTRLRPRVVVRTPHAARLAAAVTQEARAARRPVEVVAEDGNRLSVYGSDCAAVGDTAFRHGVPIHRLADERGGDGGAVAAGHARQASGGEGAGGSASRAATPAGAGRPPGATGRETAGRRRGAVRRPPRSPLRPLRYEIHRLLGVPSTPLVVAGVLLVSVTLALLLGRGGRAELPAVLAGWPAISPLPPAALGAGLLGAFAFGEEYRYPALTTGRGAVPRRPGLLLAKLAVAAVVALAIGVLVVAVDLSVLRFVHGGELVPVPKNWPTLCANWLGLVVGCAWAGVLGAGVFRAAAAGVAAVLAVPVAFVPLLQKVLTGPSVRSAAGLPARLREFAGPQWSPALDRWLTGVLRVVGQPAGVALSLTLTGLLCAYVFTGLRRRARW, from the coding sequence ATGCTCCAGGCAATCGGACTGACCAGCACTCCCCGCCGCGATCGCCCGCCCGCCGTGGACGATCTGACCTTCGACGCCCGGCCGGGCGCCGTGACCGCACTCCTCGGCCCCCGGGGATCCGGCAAGACCACCGCCCTCCGGCTCATGCTCGAACTCGAGCCGGGCCGTGGCATCACCTACTTCCGCGGCCGGCCGCTGCACCGCATCGCCCACCCCCCTCGCGAGGTCGGCGTGCTCCTCGGCGACGCCCCCGGACACCCCTCCCGCACCCTCCGGGGGCAGCTCCGGATGCTCTGCGCCGCCACGGGAGCCCCTGCCGCACGGGTCGATGAGCTGGTGCGGGCCGTGGGTCTGACCGGCCTGGAGCGCCGGCGGATCGGCACCCTGCCGATCGGTGCGGACCGTCGACTCGGGCTCGCCTCGGCCCTGTTGGGCGCCCCCCACACCCTGCTGCTCGACGAGCCCGCCGCAGGTCTCTCCGTACCCGAGAGCGAGTGGCTGTACGAGCTGTTGCGCGCGCACGCCGTGGAAGGGGGAACCGTGCTGTACACCACGGAGGACCCCAAGGACGCGGCCCGCAACGCCGACCGCGTCGTCACCCTCGACGGGGGCCGGCTCGTCGCGGACCAGGAGGCCGTCGAGTTCGCCCGTACCCGCTTGCGTCCCCGGGTCGTCGTCCGGACCCCGCACGCCGCGCGCCTGGCCGCGGCCGTGACCCAGGAGGCCAGAGCAGCCCGTCGTCCCGTCGAGGTGGTCGCCGAGGACGGCAACCGTCTGTCGGTCTACGGCAGCGACTGCGCGGCCGTCGGCGACACCGCCTTCCGGCACGGCGTACCGATCCACCGGCTCGCCGACGAGAGGGGAGGCGACGGCGGCGCTGTCGCCGCCGGGCATGCGCGGCAGGCTTCGGGAGGCGAGGGGGCCGGGGGCTCCGCGAGCCGTGCCGCCACGCCGGCGGGTGCCGGGCGACCCCCCGGGGCCACGGGGCGGGAGACCGCGGGCAGGCGGCGAGGTGCCGTCCGGAGGCCTCCGCGCTCCCCCCTGCGTCCGCTGCGGTACGAGATCCACCGGCTCCTGGGCGTGCCCTCCACCCCGCTCGTCGTGGCCGGCGTCCTGCTCGTTTCCGTGACGCTCGCCCTGCTCCTCGGCCGCGGTGGCCGAGCCGAGCTGCCCGCCGTCCTCGCCGGCTGGCCCGCGATCTCCCCGCTGCCGCCCGCGGCCCTCGGCGCCGGGCTGCTCGGCGCCTTCGCCTTCGGCGAGGAGTACCGCTATCCCGCGCTCACCACGGGGCGCGGAGCCGTGCCCCGCAGACCGGGCCTGCTGCTCGCGAAACTCGCCGTGGCCGCGGTCGTGGCCCTTGCGATCGGAGTGCTCGTCGTGGCGGTCGACCTCTCGGTCCTGCGGTTCGTCCACGGCGGCGAGTTGGTCCCCGTACCGAAGAACTGGCCGACCCTCTGCGCCAATTGGCTGGGTCTGGTCGTCGGCTGCGCGTGGGCCGGGGTGCTGGGTGCCGGAGTGTTCCGGGCCGCCGCGGCCGGGGTGGCGGCGGTGCTCGCGGTGCCGGTGGCCTTCGTTCCGCTGCTGCAGAAGGTGCTGACCGGGCCGTCGGTGCGCTCGGCGGCCGGACTTCCGGCGAGGCTGCGCGAGTTCGCGGGACCGCAGTGGTCCCCGGCCCTGGACCGGTGGCTCACGGGGGTGCTGCGGGTGGTCGGTCAGCCCGCGGGGGTGGCGCTCTCGCTGACGTTGACAGGGCTGCTCTGCGCCTATGTGTTCACCGGCCTTCGCCGCAGGGCTCGTTGGTGA
- a CDS encoding FadR/GntR family transcriptional regulator produces the protein MSTLAHTMMTAARPVDSGLGAPGDLDRYPYTEAPTAGRVGPPAWEGVDTDLGRVGRRTAGNRGRGLHGQLVQQLGQMIVSGDLGADRPLVPEEIGQRFEVSRTVVRESLRVLEAKGLVSARPNVGTRVRPVSDWNLLDPDIIEWRAFGPQRDDQRRELNELRWTIEPLAARLAAGHGREDVQQRLADMVEIMGHAFAQGDGITFSRADTEFHSLLIQLAGNRMLEHLSGIVAAALQVSGGPATGCDRPSEACLAHHARIVDALAAGDAHGAENAMRQLLTVHPEVERVVPAPREH, from the coding sequence GTGAGTACCCTTGCGCACACCATGATGACCGCCGCCCGCCCCGTCGACTCAGGCCTCGGCGCCCCGGGCGATCTCGACCGCTACCCCTACACGGAGGCGCCCACCGCCGGTCGTGTGGGCCCGCCCGCCTGGGAGGGGGTGGACACCGACCTGGGCCGAGTCGGCCGCCGGACCGCCGGCAACCGGGGCCGCGGGCTGCACGGGCAGCTCGTCCAGCAGCTCGGCCAGATGATCGTCTCCGGCGACCTCGGCGCCGACCGTCCGCTCGTCCCCGAGGAGATCGGCCAGCGGTTCGAGGTCTCGCGCACCGTCGTGCGCGAGTCGCTGCGCGTGCTGGAGGCGAAGGGGCTCGTCAGCGCCCGACCGAACGTCGGCACGCGGGTCAGGCCCGTCAGCGACTGGAACCTCCTCGACCCCGACATCATCGAGTGGCGCGCCTTCGGCCCACAGCGCGACGACCAGCGCCGCGAGCTCAACGAGCTGCGGTGGACGATCGAACCCCTCGCCGCCCGCCTCGCCGCCGGGCACGGCCGCGAGGACGTGCAGCAGCGCCTCGCCGACATGGTCGAGATCATGGGGCACGCGTTCGCCCAGGGCGACGGCATCACCTTCTCCCGGGCCGACACGGAGTTCCACTCCCTCCTCATCCAGCTGGCCGGGAACCGCATGCTGGAGCACCTCTCCGGCATCGTCGCCGCCGCGCTCCAGGTCTCCGGTGGTCCCGCCACCGGCTGCGACCGGCCGAGCGAGGCCTGCCTGGCGCACCACGCCCGGATCGTGGACGCGCTCGCCGCCGGGGACGCCCACGGCGCCGAGAACGCCATGCGGCAGCTGCTCACGGTCCACCCCGAGGTGGAGCGCGTCGTCCCCGCCCCTCGCGAACACTGA
- a CDS encoding RNA polymerase sigma factor: MSASTSRTLPPEIAESESVMALIERGKADGQIAGDDVRRAFEADQIPPTQWKNVLRSLNQILEEEGVTLMVSAAESPKRARKSVAAKSPAKRTATKTVTARTTVTKTTVSASTAAAAEGTDPADEAGSPAKKAAAKKTVAKKAVAKKTVAKKTAAKKTTSKKDADELIEGEELLEDVAPGKGEDEETEGESKGFVLSDEDEDDAPAQQVAVAGATADPVKDYLKQIGKVPLLNAEQEVELAKRIEAGLFAEDKLANSDKLAPKLKRELEIIAEDGRRAKNHLLEANLRLVVSLAKRYTGRGMLFLDLIQEGNLGLIRAVEKFDYTKGYKFSTYATWWIRQAITRAMADQARTIRIPVHMVEVINKLARVQRQMLQDLGREPTPEELAKELDMTPEKVIEVQKYGREPISLHTPLGEDGDSEFGDLIEDSEAVVPADAVSFTLLQEQLHSVLDTLSEREAGVVSMRFGLTDGQPKTLDEIGKVYGVTRERIRQIESKTMSKLRHPSRSQVLRDYLD, translated from the coding sequence GTGTCGGCCAGCACATCCCGTACGCTCCCGCCGGAGATCGCCGAGTCCGAGTCTGTGATGGCGCTCATCGAGCGGGGAAAGGCTGATGGGCAGATCGCCGGCGATGACGTGCGTCGGGCCTTCGAAGCTGACCAGATTCCGCCAACCCAGTGGAAGAATGTTCTGCGCAGCCTCAATCAGATCCTCGAGGAAGAGGGTGTGACGCTGATGGTCAGTGCAGCGGAGTCGCCGAAGCGCGCCCGCAAGAGCGTCGCAGCGAAGAGCCCGGCCAAGCGCACCGCCACCAAGACCGTCACCGCCAGGACGACCGTGACGAAGACCACCGTCTCGGCCTCCACGGCCGCCGCGGCCGAGGGCACCGACCCGGCCGACGAGGCCGGATCGCCCGCCAAGAAGGCGGCCGCGAAGAAGACCGTCGCCAAGAAGGCGGTGGCCAAAAAGACCGTCGCCAAGAAGACGGCCGCCAAGAAGACCACGTCCAAGAAGGACGCCGACGAGCTCATCGAGGGCGAGGAGCTCCTCGAGGACGTCGCGCCCGGCAAGGGTGAGGACGAGGAGACCGAGGGCGAGAGCAAGGGCTTCGTCCTGTCCGACGAGGACGAGGACGACGCGCCGGCCCAGCAGGTCGCCGTCGCCGGTGCCACCGCCGACCCGGTCAAGGACTACCTCAAGCAGATCGGCAAGGTCCCGCTGCTCAACGCCGAGCAGGAGGTCGAGCTCGCCAAGCGCATCGAGGCCGGTCTGTTCGCCGAGGACAAGCTCGCGAACTCGGACAAGCTCGCTCCGAAGCTCAAGCGCGAGCTGGAGATCATCGCCGAGGACGGCCGCCGGGCCAAGAACCACCTCCTGGAGGCCAACCTCCGTCTGGTGGTCTCGCTGGCCAAGCGCTACACCGGCCGCGGCATGCTCTTCCTGGACCTGATCCAGGAGGGCAACCTGGGTCTGATCCGCGCCGTCGAGAAGTTCGACTACACCAAGGGCTACAAGTTCTCCACGTACGCCACCTGGTGGATCCGTCAGGCGATCACCCGCGCCATGGCCGACCAGGCCCGCACCATCCGTATCCCGGTGCACATGGTCGAGGTCATCAACAAGCTCGCGCGCGTGCAGCGCCAGATGCTCCAGGACCTGGGCCGTGAGCCCACCCCGGAGGAGCTGGCCAAGGAGCTCGACATGACCCCCGAGAAGGTCATCGAGGTCCAGAAGTACGGCCGTGAGCCGATCTCCCTCCACACCCCGCTGGGTGAGGACGGCGACAGCGAGTTCGGCGACCTCATCGAGGACTCCGAGGCGGTCGTGCCGGCCGACGCGGTCAGCTTCACGCTGCTCCAGGAGCAGCTGCACTCCGTTCTCGACACGCTCTCCGAGCGCGAGGCGGGCGTCGTCTCCATGCGCTTCGGCCTCACCGACGGCCAGCCGAAGACGCTGGACGAGATCGGCAAGGTCTACGGCGTGACGCGAGAGCGGATCCGTCAGATCGAGTCGAAGACGATGTCGAAGCTCCGTCACCCGTCGCGCTCGCAGGTCCTGCGCGACTACCTCGACTGA
- a CDS encoding S1 family serine peptidase, with protein sequence MRGSLIRALTGALGLITAAAGQLATAGPVAADSVVVGGRPARITDAPWVVALSSRDRFGGTRAGQFCGGVVVAPTKVLTAAHCLGREVLGGEPWEVRDFVAIAGRAALSGHEGQEVRISDAWVNPDYDPTTNSGDLAVLTLVSALPQSYVIGVARSGDAAYASGTEADVYGWGDTTGNGAYASALRTARVQVLPDSACERAYPGGFGVRYQRGTMLCAGDPRGGKDACQGDSGGPLVAKGLLVGLVSWGSGCGQAENPGVYTRVSAVLPEHF encoded by the coding sequence ATGCGTGGTTCCCTCATCCGAGCATTGACGGGTGCTCTGGGCCTGATCACCGCGGCGGCGGGGCAGCTCGCCACTGCCGGTCCCGTCGCCGCCGACAGCGTCGTGGTGGGTGGCCGGCCGGCCCGGATCACGGACGCGCCGTGGGTCGTGGCGCTGTCCAGCCGTGACCGGTTCGGGGGTACGCGCGCGGGGCAGTTCTGCGGGGGTGTGGTCGTCGCCCCCACCAAGGTGCTCACGGCGGCCCACTGCCTGGGGCGTGAGGTCCTCGGCGGTGAGCCGTGGGAGGTGCGCGACTTCGTGGCCATCGCGGGCCGTGCGGCGCTGAGCGGACACGAGGGCCAGGAGGTCCGGATCTCGGACGCCTGGGTCAATCCCGACTACGACCCGACGACCAACTCGGGCGACCTGGCCGTGCTGACGCTGGTGAGTGCACTGCCGCAGTCGTACGTGATCGGCGTCGCCCGCTCGGGAGACGCGGCGTACGCGTCCGGCACGGAGGCGGACGTCTACGGCTGGGGCGACACGACCGGCAACGGGGCCTATGCCTCCGCGCTGCGGACGGCGCGCGTCCAGGTGCTGCCGGACTCGGCGTGCGAGCGGGCGTACCCGGGCGGTTTCGGCGTCCGCTACCAGCGCGGGACGATGCTGTGCGCGGGCGACCCGCGGGGCGGGAAGGACGCGTGCCAGGGAGACAGCGGGGGCCCGCTGGTGGCCAAGGGGCTTCTCGTCGGCCTGGTGTCCTGGGGCAGTGGCTGCGGGCAGGCGGAGAACCCGGGTGTCTACACGCGCGTCTCGGCGGTGCTTCCCGAGCACTTCTGA
- a CDS encoding DUF7455 domain-containing protein translates to MTTVLTPASPLTAADRCDRCGAQAYLRVVLTSGGDLLFCAHHGRKFEPELKKIAVEIQDETDRLTDVPARTQGEDHA, encoded by the coding sequence GTGACTACTGTTCTGACCCCCGCGAGCCCCCTGACGGCCGCTGACCGCTGCGACCGCTGCGGCGCCCAGGCATACCTGCGTGTCGTCCTGACCAGCGGAGGTGACTTGCTCTTCTGCGCCCACCACGGACGTAAGTTCGAGCCGGAACTCAAGAAGATCGCCGTTGAGATACAGGATGAGACGGACCGGCTCACGGATGTGCCGGCCCGTACGCAGGGCGAAGACCACGCCTGA
- a CDS encoding DNA gyrase/topoisomerase IV subunit B, with protein MTAETSVPSSALLTADRDGSNYTARHLLVLEGLEAVRKRPGMYIGSTDSRGLMHCIWEIIDNSVDEALGGYCDHIEVILHDDGSVEVRDNGRGIPVDVEPKTGLSGVEVVMTKLHAGGKFGGGSYAASGGLHGVGASVVNALSARLDVEVDRNSATHSISFRRGVPGIFTEQGPDSPFDPANGLVKGKRVPKTRTGTRIRYWADRQIFLKDAKLSLETLHQRARQTAFLVPGLTIVVRDERDLADIGKSEETFRFDGGISEFCEYLAQDKAVCDIQRLTGQGTFKETVPVLDERGHMTPTEVTRELAVDVALRWGTGYDTTVKSFVNIIATPKGGTHVSGFEQAITKTVNEVLRSAKMLRVAEDDIVKDDALEGLTAVVTVRLAEPQFEGQTKEILGTSAARRIVANVVAKELKAFLTSTKRDAKAQARAVLEKAVAAARTRIAARQHKEAQRRKTALESSSLPAKLADCRSDDVERSELFIVEGDSALGTAKLARNSEFQALLPIRGKILNVQKSSVSDMLKNAECGAIIQVIGAGSGRTFDIDAARYGKIVLLVDADVDGAHIRCLLLTLFQRYMRPMVEQGRVFAAVPPLHRIELVQPKKGQDKYVYTYSDNELRQTLLEFQRKGVRYKDAIQRYKGLGEMDADQLAETTMDPRHRTLRRINIGDLDAAEQVFDLLMGNDVAPRKEFITGSAATLDRSRIDA; from the coding sequence GTGACCGCCGAAACGTCCGTGCCGTCCAGTGCGCTGCTGACCGCAGACCGTGACGGTTCCAACTACACCGCGCGGCACCTGCTCGTACTCGAAGGGCTCGAAGCGGTCCGCAAGCGCCCCGGTATGTACATCGGGTCCACCGACAGCCGCGGCCTGATGCACTGCATCTGGGAGATCATCGACAACTCGGTCGACGAGGCCCTCGGCGGCTACTGCGACCACATCGAGGTCATCCTCCACGACGACGGCTCCGTCGAGGTCCGGGACAACGGCCGGGGCATCCCGGTCGACGTCGAGCCGAAGACCGGCCTCTCCGGCGTCGAGGTCGTCATGACCAAGCTGCACGCCGGCGGAAAGTTCGGCGGCGGATCGTACGCGGCCTCGGGTGGTCTGCACGGCGTCGGCGCCTCCGTGGTCAACGCCCTGTCGGCCCGCCTCGACGTCGAGGTCGACCGGAACAGCGCGACCCACTCGATCTCCTTCCGCCGCGGTGTCCCCGGCATCTTCACCGAGCAGGGCCCCGACAGCCCCTTCGACCCGGCCAACGGCCTCGTCAAGGGCAAGCGCGTCCCCAAGACCCGCACCGGCACGCGGATCCGCTACTGGGCGGACCGGCAGATCTTCCTCAAGGACGCCAAGCTCTCCCTGGAGACGCTCCACCAGCGCGCCCGGCAGACCGCCTTCCTCGTCCCGGGCCTCACCATCGTCGTCCGCGACGAGCGGGACCTGGCCGACATCGGCAAGAGCGAGGAGACCTTCCGCTTCGACGGGGGCATCAGCGAGTTCTGCGAGTACCTCGCGCAGGACAAGGCCGTCTGCGACATCCAGCGCCTCACCGGACAGGGCACCTTCAAGGAGACGGTCCCCGTCCTCGACGAGCGCGGCCACATGACGCCGACCGAGGTCACCCGTGAGCTCGCCGTCGACGTCGCCCTGCGCTGGGGCACCGGCTACGACACCACGGTCAAGTCCTTCGTCAACATCATCGCCACCCCCAAGGGCGGCACCCACGTCTCCGGCTTCGAGCAGGCCATCACCAAGACGGTGAACGAGGTGCTGCGCTCGGCCAAGATGCTGCGCGTCGCCGAGGACGACATCGTCAAGGACGACGCCCTGGAGGGGCTCACGGCCGTCGTGACGGTCCGCCTCGCCGAGCCGCAGTTCGAGGGGCAGACCAAGGAGATCCTCGGTACCTCCGCCGCCCGCCGGATCGTGGCGAACGTGGTGGCCAAGGAGCTCAAGGCCTTCCTCACCTCCACCAAGCGGGACGCCAAGGCGCAGGCCCGCGCCGTACTCGAGAAGGCCGTCGCCGCGGCGCGGACCCGGATCGCGGCCCGTCAGCACAAGGAGGCGCAGCGCAGGAAGACCGCGCTCGAGTCCTCCTCGCTGCCGGCCAAGCTCGCGGACTGCCGCAGCGACGACGTCGAGCGCAGCGAGCTCTTCATCGTCGAGGGAGACTCCGCCCTCGGTACGGCCAAGCTCGCCCGGAACAGCGAGTTCCAGGCCCTGCTGCCGATCCGCGGCAAGATCCTCAACGTCCAGAAGTCGTCCGTCTCGGACATGCTCAAGAACGCCGAGTGCGGGGCGATCATCCAGGTCATAGGAGCGGGCTCGGGCCGCACCTTCGACATCGACGCGGCCCGCTACGGGAAGATCGTCCTCCTGGTCGACGCCGACGTCGACGGCGCCCACATCCGCTGCCTGCTGCTGACCCTGTTCCAGCGCTACATGCGGCCCATGGTCGAGCAGGGACGCGTCTTCGCCGCGGTGCCGCCGCTGCACCGGATCGAGCTCGTCCAGCCCAAGAAGGGCCAGGACAAGTACGTCTACACGTACTCGGACAACGAGCTGCGGCAGACCCTCCTGGAGTTCCAGCGCAAGGGGGTCCGCTACAAGGACGCCATCCAGCGCTACAAGGGTCTGGGTGAGATGGACGCCGACCAGCTCGCGGAGACCACGATGGACCCGCGTCACCGCACCCTGCGCCGGATCAACATCGGCGACCTGGACGCGGCGGAGCAGGTCTTCGACCTCCTCATGGGCAACGACGTGGCGCCCCGCAAGGAGTTCATCACCGGCTCGGCGGCGACCCTCGACCGCTCGCGCATCGACGCCTGA
- a CDS encoding sensor histidine kinase encodes MTRTGTGTGTGTTERAGATSAVAHVSSWRSWPSREALTRVGVPRGRIVLDHTMIAGLSVLVLTGCYTSGAFAGWYAPLPPLGFGLCVVAALRYHHTTLDHRLAASLGLLAGIALCGLGAYAAGAPTPATVIWIVVSVMAMERLPLPVGLATVAVLVAGFVEADETGILGAGITTVAVLLAGYSLRLDAEARGAGFQLLAQERLAREAEAASAALAERARIAREIHDVLAHSLSAQMVHLEVARLQIEAGADRAEILKLVTSARSMAREGLAETRHALSALRGDMAPVEDYLRELAREDRAEVDVTGERRDLPAEASQAVRRVAQEALTNVRKHAPGARTRIRFAYGTDEVSLEICDSGPPQTDEDARMGEELGSSGSGYGLLGMRERAELLGGSLDAGPEGPGFTVRLRVPA; translated from the coding sequence ATGACGAGGACGGGTACCGGGACGGGGACGGGGACGACGGAGCGTGCAGGGGCGACGAGCGCGGTGGCGCACGTCAGCTCCTGGCGGTCCTGGCCCTCGCGGGAGGCGCTCACCCGCGTCGGTGTGCCCCGGGGGCGGATCGTCCTCGACCACACCATGATCGCGGGCCTGAGCGTCCTGGTGTTGACCGGCTGCTACACCTCGGGCGCGTTCGCCGGCTGGTACGCGCCGTTGCCTCCGCTGGGGTTCGGCCTCTGTGTGGTGGCGGCGCTGCGGTATCACCACACGACCCTCGACCATCGTCTGGCGGCCTCGCTGGGACTGCTCGCGGGGATCGCGCTCTGTGGCCTGGGGGCCTATGCGGCGGGCGCCCCGACGCCTGCGACGGTGATCTGGATCGTGGTCTCGGTCATGGCGATGGAGCGGCTGCCGCTCCCCGTGGGGCTGGCGACCGTGGCGGTCCTCGTGGCCGGGTTCGTGGAGGCCGACGAGACCGGGATCCTCGGGGCCGGTATCACCACGGTGGCCGTGCTGCTCGCCGGATACTCCCTCCGGCTGGACGCCGAGGCGCGGGGGGCCGGATTCCAGCTGCTCGCCCAGGAACGGCTCGCCCGCGAGGCGGAGGCCGCCTCGGCGGCGCTCGCCGAGCGGGCCAGGATCGCCAGGGAGATACATGACGTGCTCGCCCACAGCCTCTCCGCGCAGATGGTGCACCTGGAGGTCGCACGGCTCCAGATCGAAGCCGGGGCGGACCGCGCGGAGATCCTCAAGCTCGTGACCTCGGCACGTTCCATGGCCAGGGAGGGCCTCGCCGAGACCCGCCACGCACTCTCGGCCCTGCGCGGGGACATGGCGCCCGTCGAGGACTATCTGCGGGAGTTGGCGCGGGAGGACCGCGCCGAGGTCGATGTCACCGGCGAGCGCCGGGACCTGCCCGCCGAGGCCTCGCAGGCGGTGCGGCGGGTCGCACAGGAAGCTCTCACCAATGTCCGTAAGCACGCCCCGGGCGCCCGGACCAGAATCCGATTCGCCTACGGGACGGACGAGGTCTCCCTGGAGATATGCGACTCAGGACCGCCCCAGACCGACGAGGATGCGCGGATGGGGGAGGAACTCGGGTCCTCCGGCTCCGGGTACGGGCTGCTCGGCATGAGGGAGCGGGCCGAGCTGCTCGGCGGCAGCCTGGACGCGGGGCCCGAGGGACCCGGGTTCACGGTGCGGTTGCGGGTGCCGGCATGA
- a CDS encoding response regulator transcription factor produces the protein MSAADGDRVARVVVADDQAVVREGIVMLLGLLPGIEVVGSARDGEEAVALTAELGPDVVLMDLRMPRCDGVEATRRIRDRHPGTEVVVLTTYADDDSLFPALRAGARGYLTKDAGGEEIERAVRDVIDGRAGLSPSVQRRLLERLLDRDARDAREVQDIRDARDTRAVQDSRDSRDVRDSQDSRDVQGTRDSRDAPDGRAERAERSGWAGRAGRGGSQGGSWTGTVTGRGSGVPPGAPVGLSGPDADGLTERETEVLVLVADGLSNPEIAGRLRISTATVKTHINNLFAKTGVRDRAQAVRYAYQHGLVRAPGRRVT, from the coding sequence ATGAGTGCCGCGGACGGTGACCGTGTCGCACGGGTCGTCGTCGCCGATGACCAGGCCGTCGTGCGCGAGGGGATCGTGATGCTGCTCGGCCTGCTTCCCGGGATCGAGGTCGTCGGGTCGGCAAGGGACGGGGAGGAGGCGGTCGCGCTCACCGCCGAGCTCGGTCCTGACGTCGTCCTGATGGATCTGCGGATGCCCCGCTGCGACGGCGTCGAGGCCACCCGCCGGATCCGTGACCGGCACCCCGGGACGGAGGTCGTCGTGCTCACCACCTACGCCGACGACGACTCGCTGTTCCCGGCGCTGCGGGCCGGGGCGCGCGGTTACCTCACCAAGGACGCCGGCGGGGAGGAGATCGAGCGGGCGGTGCGGGACGTGATCGACGGGCGGGCCGGACTCTCTCCTTCCGTACAGCGGCGGCTCCTCGAGCGGCTGCTCGACCGGGACGCCCGGGACGCCCGGGAGGTCCAGGACATCCGAGACGCCCGAGACACCCGGGCCGTCCAGGACAGCCGGGACAGCCGGGACGTCCGGGACAGCCAGGACAGCCGGGACGTCCAGGGCACCCGGGACAGCCGGGATGCCCCGGATGGGCGGGCCGAGCGGGCTGAGCGGTCCGGATGGGCAGGGCGGGCAGGGCGGGGCGGGTCCCAGGGCGGGTCCTGGACCGGGACGGTCACGGGCAGAGGGTCCGGGGTGCCGCCGGGGGCACCGGTCGGCTTGTCCGGTCCGGACGCCGACGGGCTGACGGAGCGGGAGACGGAGGTGCTCGTGCTGGTCGCGGACGGATTGTCCAACCCGGAGATCGCCGGACGGTTGCGGATCTCCACGGCCACGGTGAAGACCCACATCAACAACCTCTTCGCCAAGACCGGGGTGCGCGACCGGGCCCAGGCCGTGCGGTACGCATATCAGCACGGTCTGGTCAGGGCGCCTGGGAGAAGAGTCACCTGA